In the genome of Kitasatospora cathayae, one region contains:
- a CDS encoding lysophospholipid acyltransferase family protein, with amino-acid sequence MAEFVYPPVIGAALTAFRALDVRIKIIGAEHIPARGGAVLVSNHISYLDFLFAGLGAYRGGKRKTRFMAKDDVFRHRISGPLMRGMKHIPVDRTDGQPAYEAAVRALKAGEVVGVFPEATISRSFMLKKFKTGAARMAADSGAPLLPVVLWGTQQLWTKGRPKTLTKRHVPVTIMIGEPIHLGPGDKPVMVTRKLRAAMSEMLDRAQREYPGKPSGPDDTWWVPAQLGGTAPTLEVAEAEDEAEALAKAERRAARG; translated from the coding sequence CCGGTGATCGGCGCCGCACTCACCGCCTTTCGTGCGCTCGACGTGCGGATCAAGATCATCGGTGCCGAGCACATCCCCGCCAGGGGCGGAGCAGTGCTGGTCAGCAACCACATCAGCTACCTGGACTTCCTCTTCGCCGGCCTCGGCGCCTACCGGGGCGGAAAGCGCAAGACCCGGTTCATGGCCAAGGACGACGTCTTCCGGCACCGCATCTCCGGGCCGCTGATGCGCGGCATGAAGCACATCCCGGTCGACCGCACCGACGGCCAGCCCGCCTACGAGGCCGCCGTGCGCGCCCTCAAGGCCGGCGAGGTCGTCGGGGTCTTCCCCGAGGCGACCATCAGCCGCTCGTTCATGCTGAAGAAGTTCAAGACCGGTGCCGCCCGGATGGCCGCCGACTCCGGCGCCCCGCTGCTGCCCGTCGTCCTCTGGGGCACCCAGCAGCTGTGGACCAAGGGCCGCCCGAAGACCCTCACCAAGCGCCACGTCCCGGTGACGATCATGATCGGCGAACCGATCCACCTGGGCCCGGGAGACAAGCCCGTCATGGTCACCAGAAAGCTGCGCGCCGCCATGAGCGAGATGCTCGACCGGGCCCAGCGGGAGTACCCCGGCAAGCCCTCCGGCCCGGACGACACCTGGTGGGTGCCCGCCCAGCTCGGCGGTACCGCACCGACCCTGGAGGTCGCCGAGGCCGAGGACGAGGCGGAGGCCCTCGCCAAGGCCGAGCGCCGCGCCGCCCGGGGCTGA